A stretch of DNA from Ascaphus truei isolate aAscTru1 unplaced genomic scaffold, aAscTru1.hap1 HAP1_SCAFFOLD_2823, whole genome shotgun sequence:
tgtctctctgatctcttcccccccctcccctgtctctctgatctctttccccccctcccctgtctctctgatctctttccccccctcccctgtctctctgatctctttcccccccctcccctgtctctctgatctctttccccccctcccgtctctgatctctccccccctcccctgtctctctgatctctttcccccccctcccgtctctctgatctctttccccccctcccgtctctgatctctccccccctcccctgtctctctgatctctcccccccctcccctgtctctctgatctctccccccccctcccgtctctctgatctctcccccccctcccctgtctctctgatctcttccccccctcccctgtctctctgatctctcccccccctcccctgtctctctgatctctttccccccctcccgtctctctgatctctttcgccccccctcccctgtctctctgatctctttcgccccccccctcccctgtctctctgatctctttcgcccccccctcccctgtctctctgatctcttccccccccctcctcccgtctctctgatctctttcccccccccctcccccctcccctgtctctctgatctcttccccccccccctcccctgtctctctgatctcttcccccctcctccccctgtctctctgatctcttcccccccctcccgtctctctgatctctttccccccctcccctgtctctctgatctctttcccccccctcccctgtctctctgatctctttcccccccctcccctgtctctctgatctctttccccccctcccgtctctgatctctccccccctcccctgtctctctgatctctcccccccctcccgtctctctgatctctccccccccctcccctgtctctctgatctcttcccccccctcccctgtctctctgatctctccccccctcccgtctctctgatctctttccccccctcccctgtctctctgatctctttcgccccccctcccctgtctctctgatctctttcgcccccccctcccgtctctctgatctctttcgccccccctcccgtctctctgatctttcccccccccctccactatctctctgatctccctgacccccccctccctgttttTTTTATcgatgtctctcccctctctttccccagcTGTACCTGACTGGCGCTGTGTACAGTTTGGATGGATCGGACAGTCTGAAGGAGACGATGCAGGCCTGTGTGCAGTACCCAcaggaggtatgtgtgtgtgtgttgtgtctatgATTTGTGTCGTCATTTCAGGGAGGCTGCATTGTGTTAAGATCTAAGTGGCTTCTGCTTAACAGCACAAACCTGTCCATTCTCCCTCTTCCATTGAAGAGAGAAATGCAGGAACACTGTAAACCAACAGAAATACTTCTCAGCCTCTGCTCCGTAGCAGACGGGAATCTCCAAGTCCCAAGGAAAGCCACGGAGAACAggagagataccggcacacaGACTGGAAGAATATTACATTTCAATGTGCCAAACGAAAGCAAAGTTTTGGCTGTAAATTGCAGCCTTTGTCAGGGTGAGAGCCCTTCGTCTGTGTGCCAGTATCACCCCTATTCTCCtactctcccccttcccagcgAGGGAAAGGTTGATGCTGTTTTAGAGGCAACAGAAGCCTAGTGAATTAGCAATCTGCGGTTTTCCTGTATTACACCCACGCAATAAAGATGGCTGACTGTGACTAACACGCACCCGATTACATGGCGTCCCAGCACACTGCGAggtcacgtctctctctctctctcccctatccccaGGAGGAGGAGGGTCCCAACGATGACACGCAACACGTGGGTGTCACAGTCCTGGGTGCGTCCCGACGCGCTCTGGACGCTGCGGAGCGTTTAGGGACAGAACTGGCAGAGCTGCTACTGAGCCAAGGAGCCAACGAGATTCTTACGGTGGCGAGACAGCTTAACGACGCAAGATAATCTCGGTAGTTCCCGGGGGAGGCGCGAGGAGGGAGACCCCCCTTTCTCTGcggccagcaggggggcgcagtgcTCTGCTGGGCCGGTCTGGCACTGCAACGGGTTCATAAaacgctgctctctccccccacagcACGGAAACGCGTCTGGGTATCTCGTCGAACAAAGGTTTTATTTCAGGCAACAAAGGGGCAGTTACCAATCTCCGGCTCGCAGAACTATCGCACCGTATTGTGGTGAAATATTTTTATTGCCCCAGTTTCGCAGCCGGGGGAGAATGAAAAATAATCTTCCAGAACCAATGAGATCCGATACcgagtctcccagcagcactgcacaTCAGAACCAACGAGATCCGGTACCGGTGCTGGAGGTCGGATGTGAGGACCTGTCAGGGAGGCTCGAACCTTGTACGTCAGCGGCTGAATGTAATAATCAtccaaataaaaacaataatgatGAATAGATGTTTTTATTGCAGTTTTTTCCCTGAAACTTGGCAGTGACTCTGGAAGCGGAGCAATCAGTGAAACGCGTTGGCTGCGCGACTAACCGCCTGACGCCTCGCGGTCTGAGGGCTTAATGGTGGAGAGGTGGCATGTCTGGCTATGCAGGGCAGAATGATATACATGTATTTGCCCCTCTGTAATATATAACAGGAGTGGAAGAAATGAATAGAGAAAGCTTGCGCTACCTGCCGGGTGTTCACCCAGGATATATAAGCTTAGTAACTAGGCACAACTCATGGGAAacgggagatggggaagagataTTCTTTGAATGGGAGCACTCCTAAAATACCCCAATTGCAACTGGTTTGCTAATAATATGCGTCCCAGCTCAGGTATCACTGTACAGTAAACCAGTatccctaaggcctcgttcagggtgccagagacaggagttggagggagggcgggcggcagtctgctgggcgatgtgtgttcatccccagcagacgttttcaggagttgaggagggggcggggctacagacgtgaggttagggatccaagttgcagtcatgaaatcattctcaagaatgatttcattggctgccgaggtcccagtgatgctgctgcagcttgaaaaaacgattttttcgtttattgaaactgtagccagcgtcaactccgggcttcggagacagggcagctgctaccctgacaaccagtattcaatttgaatactttgtgtcccacggcagctcgcacggcagcagcacgccctccctccgaagcctgcaccctgaacgaggccttaggacTAACAAGGATGAGACTCGTTGTTAACGGGTACAGAACGGAAGGGCACCAATATCTGGATGTATAGGATGTTGGCTAGATCACATACAAATAAAGTAAAACAATTTTAATACATCAAATACTTATTACACACAAACTTTAAAAACTAATCCAATGCGAGGGTGATGGTAAGATGTAACACAGCTAATAGCAAACACTAGTAATAGTGACTGTACGTGAAAATCCTTGATCCgaactaaggccgcgcttatagtggcggcgcccgaaaacaaatgcattgtcgccgccgcgtgcgcttatagtaagcgcgacggcgacaaagcgacggggtgatgcgattttttgaagccgggaatatttgatttttcagggggctgtcgcctcatgtgaaccaatcaatggcctggtcgccagcgagaccgccgcaaagcgaaatacaacttttgctagcggtgACTTCACGCGTCACGTTCACTATACACGcggccttaggctacgcttatagtgtcggcgaagcgacggtcgctgaaaaatcaaatagagatgacttccagcgatcacgaccaatccgtcgcacttactataagcgcacgcgaccggCAGCAATGCGTTTCTTTTGCCGCAAcatcgcgtcgctggcactataagcgcagccataaCTGGCTAACTGCCAATCGTGGTAATATCTGAAACTCCGCTCCCTGGTAAACCAAAGAGACCTTGATATACTTATTACTTTTACCTATAGATGCCTAATGCTGATAGGCTCATCAATTCTCAGCACCTACAGTATCTGCGGCTTGGTAATACAGAGAGTATATCACACAGCTCTCCTGAATAAACACACCTGTATGTCTCTTCAAATATAGCAGACAATAGTTGCCGGGATAATCCTTTAGAATGATGATACATTCCTATACTCTACACTTTAATCAATAACGTGGCAGAACTAGCAAAGGTGTAAAACAGCCAGTCTGAGCCTGTTGCAAACACAAAGCATTAGGCACTAATAAAAGCTTCATGGTAACAGAAAGAGATCGTCTCTGTGTTCTCTATACACAATGCTGGCCTCTAAGGCTGCGGTTCCTAGTGCGTTCTGTAGCACGCGCgtccggcaggggggggggcgacgcGTGCACAGTGCTTCACCGCAGATCACGGTCCTGGGAGAGTTTGCCACtggagggggcgtggtgggggttttgcatgggtgtggccatgacctcacgcggctggttcgccctcattggctgaaccgccggcagggGCGTGACCACGCCTCGGTCACAAGTTCCACATACAATATTTTTTGTGTGAAAACTTGAAGTACAGCGTGGCTGCTAAATGCGCGCCAACGCATGTACTGGGCCCGGATAGACTGGGGGGTCTGCACTGTAGAACGCACTGGGTCCCGCTGCATCTGGCGGTGCGACCGCGCCATTCACCAGCCCCATACCTCTTCCCTAGTCGGCCCCCGTCCCTCCTCGCttcgtactgtgacgcgtcagccagcagcaGCTACATTAGGATTGTGATCCTGAGCGGCGACGCGTCAAGTGGTGTGGCAGGAAGCCAATgaggggagatcgccggcagGGGGGTGGAACCTTCCTCAATGCTGGACACACACATCAGAAAATGTACATCatgccccgccccccacacctaaaAACAGCTCCCTCAGACCGCAGTGAAATGtcgtgcacgcaccgccaggacagagacaacaggtgagggagtaagtgctgtagatggcagtgcttggccacaatgggtggtaggagtgactgagtgtgggacagtagccatgagggcaggctattgggatgcttgatttgtggggtaaaatttaaggaaggtcagtgttaaacgaaaaggttaacaccatttacaggggaagagatggcagggaggcgtgagtgaggaaacagtaacagaaaaagcagtagggagggcagagtgagatgcaggaggagagacttcccaggtactgggggataaaagtgaacaaataaatcacagataaaagttaatgtctcacagtggcaaagttgtactgcagagtccagatcttcctccaaaaTGAACGCTTGTAGACGCTTTTGACGTTACACAGCCTAGGGATCTGATAATCTTTGACTCTAGAGTGGTTTGCATATAATCTCCAAACTCTACTTGTTGCTTTTACCTATAGAcacctaaggccgagtccatagaaggacaggccgtgcggacgctcagcgctgagcccctgtatcctcaatgaggatgccttgagagggggctcgtgcgagcgtccgcaggcgtgctcaggctttggagttttcagccaagcgccaagctgtttttcagcgcgctgtcggctgaaaacctccaatgagagcggggctgcgtcaacgcgggcgattggcccagcgacgtcactgccccacctccgatcgcggacgctggctcgcctgtatgtgcatggaatcgcacagctccccccctctatggcccgggcctaagtccatagaaggacaagcagcactgagctgtgcggacgctcTGCACCCCTGTATCCTCcatgaggatgccttgagggggctcacgcgagcgtccgcaggcgtgctgaggcgctggatttttcagccaacagccaaactgtttttcagagcgctgtcggctgaaaacatccaatcagcgcggagcagcgtcaacgtcactgccccacctcccaatcacgtccgctggctcgcctgcatgggcataaaatcacgcagatttcagcaggcgagcctcaccCCTCTATGCCCCCAGCCTAATGCCGGTAGGTGCTCCCTCCCTGGAAgaccccatacccccccccctctaacagAATACCCTATACCCGACCACCCTCCCAGGAAGACCCAATACACCACTTCAGAAAATAAGATTTTAATAAACAGTATGGTACAGAAATCCTAAGTAACAAACAGCGGCTCCGTGTCCAAAAGTAACCAGGGTACAACCCCGCCATCTCCTACCGGGGAGGGGGAACCTGTGAACTAGACCCCAGGTGCAGAGGAGTGTGGGGGCAGGGAACCGGGAGTGGGCAGaccacgagggggggggggagatctccGGTACAGAGATGGGGGGAGCAGAGACGCTgggcacacaggggggggggggcaggggtatcCAGGAACCCCCTAACCCTATACAGCCCCCTTACACTAAGCGACCATGTCACTCCTCGCGCGGGGAGGCGCAGAACACGTggatatatggggggggggagccgccTCCCCGACCCCGGGAGACCCCCGATCCCCCTCGGCCTGTGACCCGGGCTCTTCTGCGGAGGGGTTGGGCGGCCCTTAAAAGGGCCTTTGTGTCGGGTGTCCGTGTCTTGCCGGGGGAAGGTCTCAGTACTCCTGGGACTGCTGCGAGCCTTTCTTGCCGGCCTTGGTGGGGGCCGGGGCGGCCCCGGAGCTCTTCTTGGGCAGCAGCACGGCCTGGATGTTGGGCAGCACACCGCCCTGCGCGATGGTCACCCCGCCTAGCAGTTTGTTCAGCTCCTCGTCGTTGCGCACGGCCAGCTGCAGGTGGCGGGGGATGATGCGGGACTTCTTGTTGTCGCGGGCCGCATTGCCGGCCAGCTCCAGGATCTCCGCCGTCAGGTACTCCAGCACGGCGGCCAGGTAAACGGGGGCCCCGGCGCCCACCCTCTCCGCGTAGTTACCTTTCCGGAGCAGGCGGTGGACGCGGCCGACGGGGAACTGCAGGCCGGCGCGGGAGGAGCGGGTCTTGGCCTTGGCACGGGCCTTGCCGCCGGTCTTTCCTCGCCCGGACATGGCGGGTGACAGGTGCAGACACTGCGAATTGCACGACAGGAAGTTACCAGGAGACGCCGCAGCGCGATGTGTGGAGCtgggccgctgcagctgtatttaTACTCAGCCAGGACCGCAATGCTATTGGCCGGCGCTTTATGCCGCGCGCCATGAGGTTACGCGCCGCTGATTGGTTGGCCCGCGAGCCTCGCGTGCTCACTGGATGGAAACGGGGTTATCCAATCGGCAGCCAGCGCGGGATCATTTCAAACTTTGTCCGGCAGCGAGTGAGCGCCAAAAAAATAACGGTCACACAAAGGGCGGGAAGAGAGCAGTACTCTTCAAACTGCTTTCTATCCGGTCCCCAGCAACTGCTCTGCACCGCAGCCAGGCCACAGCATTGCTCTGCAAAATGCTCTGCACCGCAGCCAGGCCACAGCATTGCTCTGCAAATTGCGATGCACCGCGGCCGGGCCCCAGCATTGTTCTGCAAGCTGCTCTGCACCGCGGCCGGGCCCCAGTAATGCTTTGCAAACTGCTCTGCAGCCAGGCTCCAAAATTGCTCTGCTCTGCACCGCGGCCCCAGCAGTGCTCTGCCCTGCGCCTCTCTGGCCCTGAATTGGTTTGGCTGAATAAACAGTgcgggaaacacacacacacacacacgcctgcgcacacacacacatacacaaatgcctgcgcgcacacacacatacacaaatgcctacgcacacatacacgcacacatacacaagtGCCTGCACGCGCACAAATGCCTACATGCACAAATgcctgcacacacacgcacaaatgtctgcacacacatgcacgcacccaCGCACAAATgcctgcacacacacgcacaaatgtctgcacacatgcacgcacccACGCACAAAtgcctgcacacacacgtacgcacacatacacaaatgCCTGCAGGCGCACAAATGCCTACATGCACAAATgcctgcacacacatgcacgcacccaCGCACAAATgcctgcacacacacgcacgcacaaatgcctgcacacacgcacaaatgtctgcacacacatgcacgcacccaCGCACAAATGCCTGCACGCACGCACAAatgcctgcacacacacatacacaaatgccTGCAGGCGCACAAAGGCCTACATGCACAAATgcctgcacacacacgcacaaatgtctgcacacacacgtacgcacaaatgcatacgcacacatacacaaatgCCTGCAAGCGCACAAATGCCTACATGCACAAATGCCTGCAAGCACCCATGCGCACAAATACCTACACATGCGCACAAATGCCTACATGCACAAATGCCTGCAAGCACCCATGCGCACAAATACCTACACATGCGCACAAATGCCTACaggcacgcatgcacacacaccacccacGCACAAATGCCTGCACACACGCGCACAAATACCTACAC
This window harbors:
- the LOC142482954 gene encoding histone H2A-like, translating into MSGRGKTGGKARAKAKTRSSRAGLQFPVGRVHRLLRKGNYAERVGAGAPVYLAAVLEYLTAEILELAGNAARDNKKSRIIPRHLQLAVRNDEELNKLLGGVTIAQGGVLPNIQAVLLPKKSSGAAPAPTKAGKKGSQQSQEY
- the HMBS gene encoding porphobilinogen deaminase, with amino-acid sequence MVSALQDPETALRCIAERAFLRRLEGGCSVPVAVSTAVMDSQLYLTGAVYSLDGSDSLKETMQACVQYPQEEEEGPNDDTQHVGVTVLGASRRALDAAERLGTELAELLLSQGANEILTVARQLNDAR